In Spinacia oleracea cultivar Varoflay chromosome 5, BTI_SOV_V1, whole genome shotgun sequence, a single window of DNA contains:
- the LOC110805340 gene encoding probable F-box protein At1g44080, which produces MSDTEIQVDWSAIPDDILVKIAETLTIYSDYIRLRAVCLNWRKSLPFTPPYTLPCQLPWLLLPPPTSITPHYDSRRTFYNILSNKLHTFSVSESSYPRRILGSSHGYLILTSGTPEVFCLNPVTKSKVHLPPLSTLPGVVSFNFSNVGREYFVQDQLTGQIYPLELKQMRDDFIRKLVLSSPSNGFAFAITTSFLCKTTEMIFCTTSEDHWVWVPVSNFTAEDVIYCESQGLFYAVNGVGDVGSFRVSIGGVCDVTIWQAVNLIPCDLRYLVWYNGELLLLTRRLETEVDIRTYCELYRTVGFEVYRFCEYEPGRVCWEPVISLGDGVVFVGESASLALSSSDFPGCKKNCVYFTDDYCNSNDVGVFDLEEKCIHALPCFPDDASLPLYWGSPIWITPNPH; this is translated from the coding sequence ATGTCAGACACAGAAATCCAAGTAGATTGGTCTGCAATCCCAGATGACATCCTGGTTAAAATTGCAGAAACTCTGACAATCTACTCCGATTACATCCGGTTAAGAGCAGTTTGCCTTAACTGGAGAAAGTCTCTTCCTTTTACTCCACCTTACACTCTCCCATGTCAACTTCCATGGCTTCTCCTCCCTCCTCCTACCTCTATAACCCCTCACTACGACTCTCGTCGAACATTCTACAACATTCTCAGCAACAAACTCCACACCTTCTCTGTTTCAGAATCATCCTACCCTCGCCGTATTCTCGGTTCATCCCATGGCTATCTTATACTAACCTCTGGCACACCTGAGGTGTTCTGCCTAAATCCTGTTACCAAATCCAAAGTGCACCTACCACCACTTTCTACTCTTCCTGGAGTTGTCTCCTTTAATTTTTCAAATGTTGGTCGAGAATACTTTGTTCAAGATCAGCTAACTGGTCAAATTTACCCTCTTGAACTGAAGCAAATGAGGGATGATTTCATTCGGAAACTCGTTCTTTCTTCTCCTTCCAATGGGTTTGCTTTCGCTATTACCACTTCCTTCCTTTGTAAAACAACTGAAATGATTTTCTGTACAACCTCTGAGGATCACTGGGTGTGGGTTCCAGTTTCGAATTTTACTGCTGAAGATGTGATTTACTGTGAATCTCAAGGGTTGTTTTATGCTGTTAATGGTGTTGGGGATGTTGGGAGTTTTCGAGTTAGTATTGGTGGGGTTTGTGATGTAACCATTTGGCAAGCTGTGAATTTGATACCATGTGATCTGCGGTATTTGGTATGGTATAATGGTGAACTATTGCTGTTGACTCGACGTTTGGAAACAGAAGTTGATATCAGGACGTACTGTGAGTTGTACAGGACCGTTGGGTTCGAGGTGTACAGGTTTTGTGAGTATGAACCTGGACGTGTTTGTTGGGAGCCGGTGATAAGCTTGGGTGATGGAGTGGTGTTTGTaggtgagagtgcgtcgttgGCGTTGTCATCCTCAGATTTTCCTGGTTGTAAGAAGAATTGTGTTTACTTTACAGATGATTATTGTAACAGTAATGATGTTGGGGTCTTTGATTTGGAGGAGAAATGCATTCATGCATTGCCTTGTTTTCCAGATGATGCCAGTTTGCCTTTGTATTGGGGGTCACCCATATGGATTACTCCTAATCCGCACTAA